A stretch of Lathyrus oleraceus cultivar Zhongwan6 chromosome 6, CAAS_Psat_ZW6_1.0, whole genome shotgun sequence DNA encodes these proteins:
- the LOC127095934 gene encoding pentatricopeptide repeat-containing protein At5g24830, whose protein sequence is MATSAILLVACGEQHLLPTPMTTHITFLRYLNRTIQSINQRFAHIFCSQDGDVEHVRILREDGFERKCQLNAQDCSLHDKSFGGEKKGQHAVFNVLDTMLISSLERLKIMRENISLVKIGLQGYACECNNAKNAATIRFLCLEGKLVAALRLRRRMAQTGILPDVYTHNHIVNGLCKFGLMEKAGWLVREMSESGPRPNCATYNTLINGYCAVNSIKKALDLFTTMSNTGIQPNRVTCNILVHALCEKGLLTKARKMLEEILNDDNGKVIPDLVASTIFMDKYFKNGEINWALGLWNEMIQKCTRVDVVAYNVLINGLCLNQQGNLAYGYACEMLKNGFTPDVFTYNILIGALCKERKISEAGYILGVMSKMGIMPDQISYRIMIQGLCLNGDIVRAKDLLLCMLNNFMVPKPIVWNLIIDFYGRCEDLRNAFFTRDLMLAFGVLPNVFTYNALILAQLKSGNVHDARYLKEEMPAKGLRPDVVTYNLLIGGACNIGDIDLARQLYDEMMQKGCEPDLITYTEFIRGFCIRGNIKDAEELYARILKSGLLNDHVPVQILFNMYCKLGEPIKAFNFYQDWLESKQDSNCG, encoded by the exons ATGGCAACGAGTGCAATTTTACTTGTTGCTTGTGGGGAACAGCATTTGTTGCCGACGCCAATGACGACACATATCACTTTTCTAAGATATTTGAATCGGACTATTCAGTCCATCAACCAACGATTTGCTCACATTTTCTGCTCCCAGGACGGAGATGTCGAACATGTCAG GATTTTACGTGAAGACGGTTTCGAGAGAAAATGCCAACTAAATGCTCAAGATTGTTCGCTCCATGACAAGAGTTTTGGTGGTGAGAAGAAAGGCCAACATGCTGTTTTCAATGTGTTGGATACTATGCTAATATCTAGTCTAGAGCGTCTGAAGATTATGAG GGAAAATATATCTTTGGTAAAGATAGGTCTTCAGGGATATGCATGTGAATGTAACAATGCTAAAAATGCAGCCACCATAAGGTTTTTGTGCTTGGAAGGGAAATTGGTAGCTGCCCTGAGGCTTCGGAGAAGAATGGCTCAAACAGGTATTCTCCCTGACGTGTATACCCACAACCATATTGTAAATGGGCTATGCAAATTTGGTCTTATGGAGAAGGCAGGTTGGCTTGTTAGAGAGATGTCTGAATCTGGTCCTCGTCCCAACTGCGCCACTTACAACACTTTAATTAATGGCTATTGTGCTGTAAATAGTATAAAAAAAGCTTTGGATCTGTTCACAACTATGTCCAATACTGGTATTCAGCCAAACAGGGTTACTTGTAACATTCTTGTACATGCGTTGTGTGAGAAAGGTCTTCTGACGAAAGCTAGAAAGATGCTTGAAGAAATACTAAATGATGATAATGGCAAAGTTATACCTGATTTAGTTGCCTCAACTATATTTATGGATAAGTACTTTAAGAATGGGGAAATTAACTGGGCTCTTGGTCTTTGGAATGAAATGATTCAAAAGTGTACAAGAGTAGATGTTGTTGCTTATAATGTTCTTATCAATGGACTCTGCCTGAATCAGCAGGGGAATCTTGCATATGGATATGCATGTGAGATGCTTAAGAATGGTTTCACTCCTGATGTTTTTACTTATAATATTCTTATTGGTGCTCTTTGCAAGGAAAGAAAAATTAGTGAAGCTGGCTATATTCTTGGAGTTATGTCTAAAATGGGAATTATGCCTGATCAAATTTCATACAGGATTATGATTCAAGGCCTTTGTTTGAATGGAGACATTGTGAGAGCAAAAGACTTGCTTTTGTGTATGTTAAATAATTTTATGGTGCCCAAGCCTATTGTATGGAACCTAATAATTGACTTTTATGGAAGATGCGAAGATCTTAGAAATGCTTTTTTTACAAGAGATCTGATGTTGGCTTTTGGTGTTCTCCCCAATGTATTTACTTATAATGCTTTAATTCTTGCACAATTGAAGAGTGGAAATGTCCATGATGCTCGATATCTGAAGGAAGAGATGCCTGCAAAAGGTCTTCGTCCTGATGTGGTTACGTATAACTTGTTGATAGGTGGTGCCTGTAATATAGGAGATATCGATTTAGCTCGTCAACTATATGATGAGATGATGCAGAAGGGGTGTGAACCCGATTTAATAACTTATACTGAATTTATTAGGGGGTTTTGTATTAGAGGTAACATTAAAGATGCAGAAGAGCTTTATGCTAGAATACTGAAATCTGGTTTATTGAATGATCATGTTCCAGTTCAGATTCTTTTTAATATGTACTGCAAATTGGGGGAACCAATCAAGGCATTTAACTTTTATCAAGACTGGCTGGAAAGTAAACAGGATAGTAATTGTGGCTAA